One Rubinisphaera margarita DNA window includes the following coding sequences:
- the fliQ gene encoding flagellar biosynthesis protein FliQ, whose protein sequence is MTVDSAVEITRQAIVLSLLVGTPIMGIAMIVGLIISLFQAVTQLQDQTLSFVPKILAMVGTVIVLMPWIFGMIVEYTIELWHSIPGSL, encoded by the coding sequence ATGACGGTTGACTCCGCAGTTGAAATCACCCGACAGGCCATCGTGCTGTCGTTGCTCGTCGGCACGCCGATTATGGGCATCGCCATGATCGTCGGTCTGATTATCAGCCTGTTTCAGGCCGTGACCCAGTTGCAGGATCAAACGCTCAGCTTCGTGCCGAAGATCCTGGCCATGGTTGGCACTGTGATCGTCCTGATGCCCTGGATCTTCGGCATGATCGTCGAATACACCATTGAACTCTGGCACTCCATCCCCGGAAGTTTGTAG
- a CDS encoding flagellar biosynthetic protein FliR, translated as MFETIDQISGGAMTNWANRLFVDAALGYFTTFMLVTVRLSGLMIIGPFFGHTSIPERVKVLFALALALMITPSLPDIRDRGFDKLDLDKNGVLSGREVPTMFVVAAAGEDAEEAETPVVTRSEFRASAGVPSTLFDLLWVVATELAIGLILGLGVVILLTGLQMAGETFDQQTGTALSEIFNPAMGTTISPTGQLLFLLGTTALLVMPPFDGHLMMLMSLLKTFEVIPLGMAWIDGASLEVLRSLMSQSLALAVQIAAPLLAAMALLSVAMGFLGYTVPQVNVLVLGFPIRALVSMVILIVTLSGAADAIVEVFPDVLDALSYSLIASDG; from the coding sequence ATGTTCGAAACGATTGATCAAATCTCTGGCGGAGCGATGACGAACTGGGCGAATCGTCTGTTCGTTGATGCTGCGCTGGGGTACTTCACCACTTTTATGCTGGTGACAGTCCGGCTGAGTGGGTTGATGATCATCGGACCGTTCTTCGGACATACGTCAATTCCCGAACGAGTGAAGGTGCTGTTCGCTCTCGCGCTTGCTTTGATGATCACCCCCTCGCTGCCTGATATTCGGGACCGTGGTTTCGACAAACTCGATCTCGACAAGAATGGTGTACTCAGTGGACGGGAAGTGCCCACGATGTTCGTGGTCGCGGCGGCTGGCGAAGACGCCGAAGAGGCCGAGACGCCGGTCGTGACCCGGAGTGAGTTTCGCGCCAGTGCCGGAGTTCCTTCTACGCTGTTCGATCTGCTCTGGGTTGTCGCAACGGAGCTGGCGATTGGGCTGATCCTCGGACTGGGCGTGGTCATCTTGCTGACCGGACTGCAGATGGCGGGTGAAACCTTCGATCAGCAGACCGGAACGGCGCTCAGCGAGATCTTTAACCCGGCTATGGGGACGACGATTTCCCCGACCGGTCAGCTGTTGTTCTTACTTGGCACGACCGCCCTTCTGGTCATGCCGCCGTTCGACGGGCATCTGATGATGTTGATGAGCCTGCTCAAGACCTTCGAAGTCATCCCTCTGGGAATGGCCTGGATCGATGGCGCATCGCTGGAAGTGCTGCGCAGCCTGATGTCTCAGTCACTGGCACTGGCAGTCCAGATCGCTGCGCCCCTGCTGGCCGCGATGGCGCTTCTTTCGGTCGCCATGGGATTCCTCGGCTACACCGTACCTCAGGTGAACGTGCTCGTACTCGGCTTTCCCATCCGGGCACTGGTCAGCATGGTGATTCTCATCGTCACTCTCTCGGGAGCGGCCGATGCAATCGTCGAAGTGTTCCCGGATGTCCTCGACGCACTCTCTTATTCCCTGATCGCCTCGGACGGCTGA
- the flhB gene encoding flagellar biosynthesis protein FlhB, giving the protein MADPDQGDKTEDPTDKRRSETRQKGNVAKSVDVNAAATMLVATGGLLFLGPDIGKGFAELMQMYLSGPVLLELDGAGVAKDLREIFFHACGYALPFIGLMFLCSLLTNLAQIGFLFTTEPLNLKWNRLNPISGFQRIFSIASLVRLGTSVGKIIVMAGVASWFISMNLPKLLLLLNAEPDVILSMMGSTILELSFQLALAMLVIAILDFSFQKWKYEQDLKMSKQEIRDEMKNMDGDPHIRQKRKEAHRKLAAARELGAVQHADVVVTNPTHISVAIRYDPKVRPAPYVVAKGMGEVALKIREIAREHDVPIIERKPLARALYKDVKVGHPIPTELYEVFVEIMAYVYRLTGRELPE; this is encoded by the coding sequence ATGGCCGATCCAGATCAGGGTGACAAGACGGAAGACCCAACCGACAAGCGACGCAGCGAGACCCGGCAGAAGGGGAACGTGGCGAAGAGTGTCGACGTCAACGCGGCGGCCACGATGCTGGTGGCGACGGGCGGACTGTTGTTTCTCGGCCCGGACATCGGCAAAGGCTTCGCGGAGCTGATGCAGATGTACCTTTCCGGCCCCGTGCTGCTCGAGCTCGACGGAGCAGGGGTCGCGAAGGATCTGCGTGAGATCTTCTTTCATGCCTGCGGCTACGCGCTCCCATTTATCGGACTGATGTTCCTCTGCTCGCTGCTGACGAATCTGGCTCAGATCGGATTTCTGTTCACGACCGAACCGCTTAACCTGAAGTGGAACCGGCTCAACCCGATCTCGGGATTCCAGCGAATCTTCTCCATCGCGAGTCTGGTGCGTCTCGGCACCAGCGTCGGAAAGATCATCGTGATGGCCGGCGTAGCCAGCTGGTTCATCTCCATGAATCTTCCGAAGCTGCTGCTTCTGCTGAATGCCGAACCTGATGTCATTCTCAGCATGATGGGCAGCACAATCCTGGAGCTCTCCTTCCAGCTGGCTCTGGCCATGCTCGTGATTGCGATTCTCGATTTCAGCTTTCAGAAGTGGAAGTACGAGCAGGATCTCAAAATGAGCAAGCAGGAGATCCGAGATGAGATGAAGAACATGGACGGCGATCCTCACATTCGCCAGAAGCGTAAGGAAGCCCATCGCAAGCTGGCCGCCGCCCGGGAACTGGGAGCGGTGCAGCATGCCGATGTCGTCGTCACCAACCCGACGCATATCTCGGTGGCCATTCGCTACGATCCCAAAGTGCGCCCGGCTCCGTATGTGGTCGCCAAGGGAATGGGAGAAGTCGCTCTCAAGATCCGGGAAATTGCCCGCGAGCACGATGTTCCGATTATCGAACGCAAGCCGCTGGCCCGGGCGTTGTACAAGGATGTCAAAGTCGGCCATCCGATTCCGACCGAGCTCTACGAGGTCTTCGTCGAGATCATGGCCTACGTGTATCGACTGACCGGGCGGGAACTTCCGGAGTAG
- a CDS encoding HD domain-containing protein produces MSHDYLAESLVHDPIHGYISFTSRYGLPDNEVSEQEIIDNPWVQRMRQIHQLQTAWWVFPSAEHMRFQHILGAMHLASRCIDEWYDSLVDSCESVPSKPYVESLVRMAALLHDVGHGPFGHFFDDHYLDQFGLTHEVIGSYLIEHELGDLLRGVRRNPHGVFKPLEVLDPKQIGWLICRPKGDGDDEGHPSWLRKLRSLFSGIYTVDNMDFVLRDAYMSGYNTKAFDISRLLHYSFFTPQGLTIHARGLPTLINFVETRANLFRTIYFHRTVRALDIALEELFPQTMKHLFPGNPLEHLDEYLHLTELSFLVDIARWSKSSKPEIQELGRKWDAILRRDVSWKMACERTLNFHTAGAARMTIFSEPDLVLRRVRERMPSNLRNMDLRFDVAQHYHRPSARLPVHGQNFLLDPAQGTPSELNDDELFRQLPISFLIFRIYTQDHGHEALLNAALNSVLGDATDAKTNM; encoded by the coding sequence ATGTCGCACGATTATCTGGCCGAGAGCCTCGTTCACGATCCGATTCACGGGTACATCTCGTTTACGTCCCGGTACGGACTGCCCGACAATGAAGTCTCCGAACAGGAAATCATCGACAATCCGTGGGTGCAGCGGATGCGGCAGATCCATCAGCTGCAGACCGCCTGGTGGGTCTTTCCTTCCGCCGAACATATGCGGTTTCAGCACATCCTTGGCGCCATGCATCTGGCTTCGCGGTGTATCGACGAATGGTACGATTCCCTGGTCGATTCCTGTGAAAGTGTCCCCAGCAAGCCGTACGTTGAGAGCCTTGTTCGCATGGCGGCTCTTTTGCATGATGTCGGTCACGGACCGTTCGGACATTTCTTCGACGATCACTACCTCGACCAGTTCGGTCTGACGCACGAAGTCATCGGCTCCTATCTGATCGAACACGAACTCGGCGATCTGCTGCGCGGCGTGCGTCGCAATCCGCACGGGGTTTTCAAGCCCCTCGAAGTCCTCGACCCGAAACAGATTGGCTGGCTGATTTGCCGTCCCAAAGGAGATGGCGACGATGAAGGGCACCCGAGCTGGCTGCGAAAGCTCCGCTCGCTCTTCAGTGGGATCTATACCGTCGACAATATGGACTTCGTGCTTCGTGATGCCTACATGTCGGGCTACAACACAAAAGCCTTCGACATCTCCCGGCTGCTCCACTACAGCTTCTTCACGCCGCAGGGACTCACCATCCACGCGCGTGGACTGCCGACGCTGATTAACTTCGTCGAAACACGGGCGAATCTTTTCCGAACGATCTACTTTCATCGTACGGTCCGGGCGCTCGACATCGCTCTGGAAGAACTCTTCCCACAGACGATGAAGCATCTGTTTCCGGGAAATCCGCTCGAGCATCTCGACGAGTATTTGCATCTGACGGAACTGTCATTCCTGGTCGATATCGCTCGCTGGTCGAAAAGCAGCAAGCCAGAGATTCAGGAGCTCGGTCGAAAGTGGGACGCGATTCTTCGTCGCGACGTTAGCTGGAAGATGGCCTGTGAGAGGACTTTGAACTTCCACACCGCCGGGGCGGCTCGAATGACGATCTTCTCCGAGCCAGACCTTGTGCTCCGCCGGGTTCGCGAACGGATGCCGAGTAATCTGCGGAACATGGATCTGCGTTTCGACGTCGCACAGCACTATCATCGCCCCAGTGCGCGCCTGCCGGTGCACGGACAGAACTTCCTGCTCGATCCTGCTCAAGGAACGCCTTCTGAACTCAACGACGATGAACTGTTCCGCCAGTTGCCGATCAGCTTTTTGATCTTCCGCATTTACACGCAGGACCACGGGCATGAAGCCCTGCTGAACGCGGCTCTCAATTCCGTGCTCGGCGACGCCACAGACGCCAAGACCAACATGTAG
- a CDS encoding DUF4870 domain-containing protein, producing the protein MSTTHPETNENRIWAMLCHAVTLLRFLPFVWTVVVPLAIWLAKKETSPFVDRHGRESLNFQLSVLIYHAIATVVFWIFGLVWLAVMIIEVVAIVLILVASIRASEGREFRYPFSLRLIRKTSISL; encoded by the coding sequence GTGAGTACGACTCATCCTGAAACCAACGAGAACCGTATCTGGGCCATGCTCTGCCATGCCGTCACGCTGCTGCGGTTTCTGCCCTTCGTCTGGACGGTGGTGGTGCCGCTGGCGATCTGGCTGGCCAAGAAAGAGACCTCTCCGTTTGTCGATCGACATGGACGGGAATCGCTGAATTTCCAGCTGTCGGTGCTGATCTATCATGCGATCGCGACCGTCGTGTTCTGGATCTTTGGGCTCGTCTGGCTGGCGGTCATGATCATTGAAGTCGTGGCGATCGTGCTCATTCTGGTGGCTTCGATTCGAGCCTCGGAGGGGCGTGAGTTTCGCTATCCGTTCTCCCTCCGGCTGATCCGCAAGACGTCGATTTCGCTCTGA
- a CDS encoding PIG-L deacetylase family protein, which produces MTNSPPRILAIHAHPDDIELQCAGTLALLKDRGCEIVYCTMTAGDLGSMELSQKEIAAVRRGEAEKAAALLGAEYVCGEFGDLAIFNDDPSRRRVTEIIRKARPDIVITAPHRDYHCDHEATGTLVRDACFGSTIPNYKTHQWDPAPYLDHLPHLYYVDPVEGTDYYGNPQTPAFVIDISSKIDLKLEMLACHASQRDWLRKIHGMDEYIDSCRRWSATRGQEHGFEYGEGFSQHKGHPFPHDNLLKQILDK; this is translated from the coding sequence ATGACGAACTCTCCCCCCCGCATCCTCGCCATTCATGCTCATCCGGACGACATCGAACTGCAGTGTGCCGGTACACTGGCGCTGCTGAAAGATCGTGGCTGCGAAATCGTGTACTGCACGATGACGGCTGGTGATCTCGGCAGCATGGAACTTTCCCAGAAAGAGATCGCGGCCGTCCGCCGCGGTGAAGCCGAGAAAGCCGCCGCCCTGCTCGGAGCTGAGTACGTCTGCGGCGAGTTCGGCGACCTGGCGATCTTCAACGACGATCCCTCCCGTCGGCGTGTGACGGAGATCATCCGCAAGGCTCGTCCCGACATCGTCATCACGGCTCCGCATCGCGATTACCACTGCGATCACGAAGCGACCGGCACCCTCGTCCGCGATGCCTGTTTCGGATCGACGATTCCGAACTACAAGACCCATCAGTGGGATCCGGCTCCGTACCTCGATCATCTGCCGCATCTGTATTACGTCGATCCGGTCGAAGGAACGGACTACTACGGAAATCCCCAGACTCCCGCCTTTGTGATCGATATCAGTTCCAAGATCGATCTGAAGCTCGAAATGCTGGCTTGTCATGCGAGCCAGCGGGACTGGTTGCGTAAGATCCACGGCATGGACGAGTACATCGACAGTTGCCGCCGCTGGAGTGCCACCCGCGGTCAGGAGCATGGCTTCGAATACGGCGAAGGCTTCAGTCAGCACAAAGGCCATCCGTTCCCACACGACAATCTGCTGAAGCAGATCCTCGATAAGTAA
- a CDS encoding cadherin domain-containing protein — translation MKPVSAMFSRYFPQTKTRIPAKRRRNHRTELTPSTTELLEARALLSGSLAEPDTLLSTNSNPGNSGQFGNRAVVSENYVVVAAQFEDVTNGTTATNTGVVYVYDRDSATPDVPVFTLNNPTGNNNSLFGSSLAIDGTNLVVGARGDRKAYVYDLAAANPTAVAILPVTTSGQFGDSVAISGNKIVVGDYATNFSNQGGAFVYELTTDPQTQAQQVTHRLSILNPGSNNVGFSRQTLAISGDRLAIGAFNQSSVNGGVQARGRVYIYDLNFNPYSFTQVQVINNPLGTLGDEFGLNFDLDGDTLVVGAEGNNNYTGAAYVYDLGSLAPNTPNPQPTLSIAHPEASAGGQFAGAISVSGRTVAIAARYADTSGYTDSGRVYLFDLDSATPGTPTETFDSPTPGAYDNFGEALDLTEDYLIVGAIGDDTRAENGQTTNQNDGAAFLFGRGPVNNPPEVSDAAFTIDENTAAGSVVGTVNGSDPDVDDVVTYSIISGNDNGAFTIDPQTGVITVASAAALDYETQSVFNLVVQVEDLCLETATADITVSLNDLQTLVGIDSVVVTEGDSGTVTATFTVVSSDDIKQAFAVAFATSDGTATAGSDYVAQSGNLSFAGTAGETQTIVVTISPDDLDELDETFLANLLSVSGSNDVVLDVATGEATILDDDATPIADAGGSYEITEGDGLSLDGSASTDADSTSLSYRWDIDGDGDYDEMVTGSAPVLSAGDLAALGLNDGLASFVVTVEVSDGTNVSTAQTTLSILNAAPEISGLTSSNSDYEDAAAGTVTVSGSLIDPALAADTHTVEVHWGDGTITQATVDQVNDSFTASHDYATAGVYTVSVTAFDEDGGVSQTQTVQAVVQGAAVIGPDLYVIGSAEDDVVEVVRFGQHYYVLTQFGTGECEVDYFSTSGIESIIITTGAGDDLVGVSRRIQVPVLIDGGSGDDTLLGGRGSNVLVGGDGNDFLFGSSGDDILIGGTGNDLLWGGGGQDVLIGGSTEQDDDYNELLNVLEDWNSNDSFEDRVATVVDDLDVVDDEELDVLIDTMGRDLFFDGMSDLLLGARRNDAVA, via the coding sequence ATGAAACCAGTTTCGGCAATGTTCTCTCGGTATTTCCCTCAAACAAAGACACGGATTCCCGCGAAGCGACGACGCAATCACCGCACGGAATTGACCCCCTCGACCACCGAACTCCTGGAAGCCCGCGCTCTGCTTTCGGGTTCGCTGGCAGAGCCCGATACTCTGCTTTCCACCAACAGCAATCCTGGAAACTCCGGCCAGTTCGGCAATCGTGCCGTCGTTTCCGAGAACTACGTCGTTGTCGCGGCTCAGTTTGAAGATGTCACGAACGGTACCACCGCCACGAACACCGGAGTGGTTTACGTCTACGATCGCGACTCGGCGACTCCGGACGTTCCCGTTTTCACGCTGAATAATCCCACAGGCAACAACAACAGCCTGTTCGGCAGCAGCCTGGCGATCGACGGCACCAACCTGGTTGTCGGTGCCCGGGGCGATCGTAAGGCTTACGTTTACGATCTGGCTGCAGCGAATCCCACCGCAGTCGCAATTCTGCCGGTCACGACCAGCGGACAGTTCGGCGATTCGGTTGCCATCTCCGGCAATAAGATTGTCGTCGGCGACTATGCGACGAACTTCTCCAATCAGGGCGGAGCGTTCGTCTACGAGCTGACCACGGATCCCCAGACGCAGGCTCAGCAGGTAACGCATCGCCTCTCGATTCTGAACCCGGGGAGTAATAACGTCGGCTTCTCGCGACAGACGCTCGCTATTTCCGGCGACCGGCTGGCCATTGGAGCGTTCAACCAGTCCTCGGTGAACGGGGGCGTTCAGGCTCGCGGTCGCGTGTACATCTACGATCTGAACTTCAACCCCTATTCGTTCACCCAGGTTCAGGTGATTAACAATCCACTCGGAACCCTCGGGGATGAATTCGGATTGAACTTCGATCTCGATGGCGACACCCTCGTCGTGGGTGCGGAAGGGAACAATAACTATACAGGAGCGGCCTACGTTTACGACCTGGGTTCCCTGGCTCCGAATACTCCGAATCCGCAGCCGACTCTGTCGATCGCTCATCCGGAAGCTTCGGCTGGCGGACAGTTCGCTGGAGCAATTTCTGTTTCCGGTCGGACGGTGGCGATCGCGGCCCGTTACGCGGACACAAGCGGCTACACCGACTCGGGACGCGTTTACCTGTTCGATCTCGACAGTGCGACTCCCGGAACGCCGACCGAGACCTTCGATTCTCCGACGCCGGGAGCGTATGACAACTTCGGTGAGGCTCTCGATCTGACCGAGGACTATCTCATCGTGGGCGCCATTGGCGACGATACCCGCGCTGAAAACGGTCAGACCACGAACCAGAACGACGGAGCCGCCTTCCTGTTCGGACGGGGACCGGTCAACAATCCCCCGGAAGTCAGCGATGCAGCGTTCACGATTGATGAGAACACGGCTGCCGGTTCTGTCGTGGGCACGGTCAACGGCAGTGATCCTGACGTTGATGATGTCGTAACGTACTCGATTATCTCTGGTAACGACAACGGAGCCTTCACGATCGATCCGCAGACCGGCGTCATTACTGTCGCCAGCGCGGCTGCTCTGGATTACGAAACTCAGTCCGTGTTCAATCTCGTCGTTCAGGTCGAAGATCTGTGCCTCGAAACCGCCACGGCGGACATCACGGTTTCACTGAATGATCTGCAGACGCTCGTCGGCATTGACAGCGTGGTTGTCACCGAAGGCGATTCTGGCACAGTGACCGCGACCTTCACCGTAGTCAGCTCGGATGACATCAAGCAGGCTTTCGCTGTTGCTTTCGCGACCAGCGATGGAACGGCCACCGCTGGCAGTGACTACGTGGCTCAGAGTGGCAACCTGAGTTTCGCCGGTACGGCCGGGGAAACTCAGACCATTGTCGTGACCATCAGCCCGGATGATCTGGACGAACTCGACGAAACCTTCCTGGCCAACCTGCTCAGCGTCTCCGGATCGAACGATGTCGTTCTCGACGTCGCCACCGGCGAAGCCACGATTCTCGATGACGACGCCACGCCAATCGCCGACGCTGGCGGCAGCTACGAGATCACTGAAGGCGATGGCCTTTCGCTGGATGGATCAGCCTCGACCGATGCCGACTCGACCAGCCTGAGCTACCGTTGGGATATCGATGGAGACGGCGATTACGACGAGATGGTAACCGGAAGTGCTCCCGTGCTCTCGGCTGGCGATCTCGCAGCTCTCGGTCTGAACGACGGTCTGGCTTCGTTCGTTGTCACGGTCGAAGTGAGCGATGGCACGAACGTCTCGACGGCGCAGACGACTCTGTCGATTCTGAATGCCGCCCCCGAAATTTCCGGGCTGACTTCAAGCAATTCCGACTATGAAGATGCCGCCGCTGGAACTGTCACTGTCTCTGGAAGTCTGATCGATCCGGCGCTCGCGGCAGATACTCACACGGTGGAAGTCCACTGGGGTGACGGCACGATCACTCAGGCCACGGTGGACCAGGTGAATGACTCGTTCACAGCGAGCCATGACTATGCCACGGCTGGTGTTTATACCGTTTCTGTCACGGCATTCGATGAAGATGGCGGCGTCTCTCAGACACAGACCGTTCAGGCTGTGGTCCAGGGTGCCGCCGTGATCGGACCGGATCTGTATGTGATCGGCTCGGCCGAGGACGACGTCGTCGAGGTGGTTCGATTCGGCCAGCACTACTATGTGCTGACGCAGTTCGGCACCGGTGAGTGCGAGGTCGATTACTTCAGCACAAGCGGAATTGAATCGATCATCATCACCACGGGAGCCGGCGATGACCTGGTTGGCGTCTCACGTCGGATTCAAGTCCCAGTCCTGATCGATGGCGGTTCCGGCGACGACACCCTGCTTGGAGGCCGCGGTTCCAATGTCCTCGTAGGGGGCGACGGTAACGACTTCCTGTTCGGCAGCTCCGGCGATGACATTCTCATCGGCGGAACCGGTAACGATCTCCTCTGGGGTGGTGGCGGTCAGGATGTCCTCATCGGTGGTTCCACCGAACAGGACGATGACTACAACGAGTTGCTCAATGTCCTTGAAGACTGGAACAGCAACGACAGCTTCGAGGATCGCGTCGCCACTGTCGTTGACGACCTTGATGTCGTCGACGATGAAGAACTCGATGTGCTGATTGACACGATGGGCCGCGATCTGTTCTTCGACGGAATGAGCGATCTCCTGCTCGGAGCTCGCCGTAACGACGCCGTCGCGTAA
- a CDS encoding metal-dependent hydrolase codes for MASFREHVTVSGVLGVGYGVTAFIAYGFTPIESTLAGFLTAFGGMLPDLDSKTSRPVRELFGVLAAIGPLLILGETLEVLHLPTSREAGALTFIALYLIIRYGGAWLVSAVAVHRGMFHSIPAALIAGQIAFLAHCDSDVPTKWLIALGIVIGFMSHLLLDEAYSVEWTGIGFKLRKSFGTALKFVGKDHSANVITYGLLITLSYAVASNIVLDLEAQKKPTVEVEPVDLRETAELPLEFPETLTR; via the coding sequence ATGGCTTCTTTCCGCGAACATGTGACCGTCAGCGGTGTGCTCGGAGTTGGCTATGGCGTGACGGCCTTCATCGCCTACGGCTTCACACCAATCGAATCGACCCTGGCCGGGTTCCTTACGGCATTCGGGGGCATGCTTCCCGATCTCGATTCAAAGACTTCCCGTCCGGTTCGTGAACTGTTCGGTGTCCTGGCCGCAATCGGCCCGTTGCTCATCCTGGGCGAGACCCTCGAAGTGTTGCATCTTCCCACGTCGCGCGAGGCGGGAGCCCTGACATTTATCGCGCTGTATCTGATAATCCGGTATGGCGGGGCGTGGCTGGTCTCGGCAGTCGCCGTCCATCGCGGGATGTTCCACAGCATTCCCGCGGCCCTGATTGCTGGACAGATCGCATTTCTGGCTCATTGCGATTCTGATGTGCCAACCAAATGGCTGATCGCGCTCGGAATCGTCATCGGCTTCATGTCCCATCTCCTTCTCGATGAAGCCTACAGCGTCGAGTGGACCGGGATCGGCTTCAAACTGCGCAAATCGTTCGGCACGGCGCTGAAATTTGTTGGAAAAGACCACTCGGCCAACGTCATCACCTACGGGCTGCTGATCACGCTGAGCTATGCCGTCGCCAGCAATATCGTGCTCGATCTGGAAGCACAGAAAAAGCCGACCGTCGAAGTCGAACCGGTCGACCTCAGGGAAACTGCTGAGCTCCCGCTGGAGTTTCCGGAAACCTTGACTAGGTAA
- a CDS encoding PEGA domain-containing protein: MDFRLILRITFCLLLITFCLTPNLGCVSRRLTIRTNPPGALVKLNGKRLGFSPVSTDFTYYGTYEIELVKDGYETETILQKISPPWYQRFPIDFFSDNFSPFSITNRHEYTWPLRPKNIIPTDDLLNRADQLRSDALITP, from the coding sequence ATGGACTTCCGCCTCATTCTCAGGATCACCTTCTGTCTGCTGCTCATAACGTTCTGTCTGACCCCGAACCTGGGGTGCGTCAGTCGGCGGCTCACGATCCGTACCAACCCTCCCGGAGCCCTGGTCAAGCTGAATGGAAAGCGACTCGGTTTTTCGCCGGTCTCGACCGACTTTACGTATTACGGCACGTACGAAATTGAGCTGGTGAAGGACGGTTACGAAACCGAGACGATTCTGCAGAAGATCTCGCCGCCGTGGTACCAGCGGTTTCCGATCGATTTCTTCTCCGACAATTTCTCGCCGTTCAGCATCACGAACCGTCACGAATATACGTGGCCGCTGCGTCCCAAGAACATTATTCCCACCGACGACCTGCTGAATCGAGCCGATCAGCTCCGCTCGGATGCTTTGATCACTCCCTGA
- a CDS encoding DUF1559 domain-containing protein → MKKVRTGFTLIELLVVIAIIAILVALLLPAVQQAREAARRSSCKNNLKQIGLALHNYHDTHSVLPYSASADGAITAGTAQTVTTTSFTLNHRGWIQVLPYVEQSALYDQFDPAYPTGEYVRSGASPLVQPATTIETSGNAAVVSQKINTFLCPSDSGSEFYTGDSASYRIYPGANADGYPGAKTSYDFSVRRVSSDAPMWTSDSVTTRRMFGHYSATKFAHIQDGLSNTVAVVETTLDIKDGVTSTWGYTKWVGSGVDFAMTRGINDWLCCGWNTPPNANNTSGSLGTWGAPGSSHPGGMQVLMGDGSVRFISENIDDTTRTNLAYISDGKVIGEF, encoded by the coding sequence ATGAAGAAAGTCCGTACAGGTTTCACGCTTATTGAGCTTCTTGTGGTGATCGCAATCATCGCTATCCTTGTTGCATTGCTCCTGCCGGCTGTTCAACAGGCCCGCGAAGCGGCTCGTCGCTCTTCCTGCAAGAACAATCTGAAGCAGATCGGGCTGGCGCTGCATAACTATCACGATACACACAGCGTGCTGCCCTACAGTGCTTCGGCTGACGGAGCCATTACTGCTGGAACGGCTCAGACGGTGACCACGACCTCGTTCACACTGAATCATCGCGGATGGATTCAGGTCCTGCCGTACGTGGAACAGTCCGCTCTCTATGATCAGTTCGATCCGGCTTATCCGACCGGCGAATACGTTCGCAGCGGCGCGTCTCCACTCGTTCAGCCGGCGACAACCATCGAGACCAGCGGAAACGCAGCCGTGGTCAGTCAGAAGATCAACACCTTCCTCTGTCCGTCGGATAGCGGATCGGAATTCTACACCGGCGACAGTGCCAGCTACCGCATTTACCCGGGCGCTAATGCCGACGGTTATCCCGGAGCGAAGACCAGTTACGACTTCTCGGTCCGCCGCGTCAGCAGCGACGCTCCCATGTGGACCAGCGATTCGGTGACAACCCGCCGAATGTTCGGACACTACTCAGCCACGAAGTTCGCCCACATTCAGGACGGACTCTCCAACACGGTCGCCGTCGTCGAGACGACGCTCGACATCAAGGACGGAGTGACGAGCACTTGGGGCTACACGAAATGGGTCGGGAGTGGAGTCGATTTCGCCATGACGCGGGGTATCAACGACTGGCTCTGCTGTGGTTGGAATACGCCGCCGAATGCCAACAACACCTCCGGCAGTCTCGGAACCTGGGGAGCACCGGGAAGTTCGCATCCCGGCGGGATGCAGGTCCTGATGGGCGATGGCTCCGTGCGATTCATCAGCGAAAACATCGACGACACGACTCGAACGAACCTGGCCTACATCAGCGATGGCAAAGTCATCGGCGAGTTTTAG